The sequence TGAGCGAGTTGCAGGAGTTCTGCTCGTCCGGGTGGGGGTGGATGATGTCGTAGCCGAGCTCCGCGAGCTGCGCGAGGTACTGGTACGGCAGGCGGTGCGGGTTGGCCATCACGGTGTGGTCGTCGAGCACCATGAACTGGCCGTCGGTGTGGATCGTGTAGCCGGGCAGCGGAACGGTGATGAGTGTGATGCCGAGCGGCTCCAGGATGCGCTCGAGCTGTCGCGCACCCTCCTCGTTGCAGCGGATCGACGTGCCGTAGACCGCCAGGTCCTTGCGCAGCATGTGGAACGAGCCGCCTTCGAGCATGCCGGTGCCGGTGATCGTGCCGAGGATCGGCATGCCGAGCGCCGCGATCGTCTGCGTCACGCTCGCTTCCTCGCCGCGCCGCATCCGCGGGGCGAGGCGGGCGATGACGGCACCACCCGGCACGGTCAGCAGCGGGTCGCGGGCGTACACGGACTTGGTGAACGTCCGGGGGAGTTCGGGGGCGATCACGACCTCGATCCCCTCCGCCTCGAGCGCGTCGACGAGCTGCTGGTGCTGGTCGCGGACCTTGTCCATGTCCGGCGGGGTCGCCCGCTTGTAGTACCAATTCCGGTCGGGGTCGACCAGCGCTTGCGCCTCCTCGCTCCAGGCATCCGCGCGGATGTCGGCCATGCCGGGGTTCGGTCGGCGCACGAGGACCATGCGCAGCGTGCTGGTCTCGTCGCCGCGGCCCCATCGCCGACCCCAGTTGCGCTCGAGTTCGACGGGGTCGGAGAACCCCGGCTCCGGCTCGGGCCCGAGGAGCTTATGGAAGTAGTTCTCGGCGGGGCCGTAGAAGTCGTCGGTGGTCATGGTTCTGCCTTTCGTTGGGCGCGCGTGCGGGCGCGCGATGGTGAACGCGCATGGACGCGCGGTGCACAGGAGTGGAGTGCGGGTGCGGAGGGAGCGACGCCCTCGCCCGGTCAGCGACGGTGCCGGCTCGGACGGTGCCGGCTCACCGCACGGTGAAGCCTCACCGCACGGTGCCGGCTCACAGCACGGTGAAGCCTCACAGCACGTGGTCGAGGAAGGCGTGCGTGCGCTCGGACGCGTGCTCCGAGAAGAACCGCTCGGGCGCGCAGTCCTCGACGATCCGCCCGTCCTCGAAGAGCATCACGCGGGAGGCGACGTTCCGCGCGAATCCCACCTCGTGGGTGACGACGATCATGGTCATCCCCTGCTCGGCGAGCGACTCCATGACGCGGAGGACCTCGCGCACGAGCTCGGGGTCCAGTGCCGACGTCGGTTCGTCGAACAGCATGATCTTCGGATTGAGCACCAGGGCCCGCGCGATCGCCACGCGTTGCTGCTGCCCGCCGGAGAGCTCGGTCGGGAACTTCTTCGCGAACCCGTCGAGCCCGACGCGATGCAGCATCTCCCGCGCGACGTCCGCGTTCTGCGCCTTCGTACCCCGGCGGTGCACCCCGAGCGACAGCGTGATGTTGCGCTCGACCGTCATGTGCGGGAACAAGTTGAAG is a genomic window of Agromyces protaetiae containing:
- a CDS encoding dimethylarginine dimethylaminohydrolase family protein; amino-acid sequence: MTTDDFYGPAENYFHKLLGPEPEPGFSDPVELERNWGRRWGRGDETSTLRMVLVRRPNPGMADIRADAWSEEAQALVDPDRNWYYKRATPPDMDKVRDQHQQLVDALEAEGIEVVIAPELPRTFTKSVYARDPLLTVPGGAVIARLAPRMRRGEEASVTQTIAALGMPILGTITGTGMLEGGSFHMLRKDLAVYGTSIRCNEEGARQLERILEPLGITLITVPLPGYTIHTDGQFMVLDDHTVMANPHRLPYQYLAQLAELGYDIIHPHPDEQNSCNSLMVRPGRIIMASIYPNTIEMLRKRGFEVVVIDYDEIIHNGGNIHCSTTELIRDWS
- a CDS encoding amino acid ABC transporter ATP-binding protein is translated as MSDQTPLLRATGVTKIYHDHPAVNDVSFETMKGQVTAILGPSGSGKSTFLRSVALLEPIDRGEIRFEGRLVGQRERRGRLVPASERQLAGDRAAVGMVFQNFNLFPHMTVERNITLSLGVHRRGTKAQNADVAREMLHRVGLDGFAKKFPTELSGGQQQRVAIARALVLNPKIMLFDEPTSALDPELVREVLRVMESLAEQGMTMIVVTHEVGFARNVASRVMLFEDGRIVEDCAPERFFSEHASERTHAFLDHVL